TGTTCCGTAAAGTGAAGGAAGTGGAAATACAGAATATAGAAGGATAAGGTTAACAAAAGCCTCTATACAGCCAAGAAAAGAGGTGTCCGGAATAAAATTCCGGACACCTCATACTCATAAAACCAGTTAATAGAATTGACCTATATCATCACGATATATTTTAATTGTCTTCACTACTTCACGTAAAAGTGTAAAACACAATTTCAATTACGCTACAAAGTTACACAAAACTGTTCAATAAAAAAATCACGGAAAACCATGACAACTGCATTTTTTATGATTTATTCTACAATGATCCAACCTTGAGAAACAGCTTTCAACACCATATCAATGGCGTTTTTAGCATCAAACTTAAATATTAATCTTCTACGAAAAGTTTCCACAGTATTTTCTGATACTTTTAGCAAATCAGCTATTTCACGGGTATTTAGCCCCTTAGCCACAGCCTGCAAAACTTCTTGTTCGCGCCGCGTGGGAACATCTTTCTGTTGCAATTCGGGAGAAGTACGGCACAACTTCCGACTAATGGAAGCAAAACGAGGACATGCATACGAATTTCCCTGCAGTACGCAGCGTACAGCATCAATCAGATACGAAGCTGTCGAGCTTTTCAAAATGACTGCGTTTACTCCACTTTGTACCAAACGGTTAACCATCCAGATTTCTTCATGCATCGTATTAATGATAATCCGCGCATTCTCATTAATTTCTCTTATCCGGACAATCAACTCGAAGCCGGACATTCCCGGCATTCCCACATCCAGAACATAGAGGTCATAGTCACGCCTGGCTATCAGGGTAACTGCCTCTTCTCCTGAGGTTACGGCATCGGCTACCACTACTTCAGGCAACTTCTCCACCAATCTGCAAATACCTTCTATTATCAGACTGTGGTCATCAACCACCAGCATTTCAGCTTTTGTCTTTTCCCTCATAACTCCTATACTAAAACAGTAACTCTTTCTGGCAAGTGTATGTAAAATAACTTACAGTACACATCCCTATAATCCTTTAATGGAAATACACAAAAAAGAGAAAGAGTGCGAAAATCCAAGTATGCTTTTTCGCACTCTTTCATGAGAGAAACAATATTTCATCATTTTCCCAAACAGATTATCATCATTTTATTTTTGCCTTATATATATATTTATGGGCGTTCCGGTCAGATTCCACTTTTCACGCATTTTATTCTCTAGAAAACGGCGATACGGCTCCTTTACATATTGCGGAAGATTTGCAAAATATACAAATGAAGGTACTTGCGTATTAGGCAACTGCGTAATGTATTTTATCTTAATGTATTTGCCCTTGATAGCAGGAGGGGGATAAGCCTCGATAAGTGGCAACATCTCCTCGTTCAGACGGGCGGTCGGAATGCGTACCATACGGTTTTCATAAACATTACGAGCTTGTTCAAGCACCTTCAAGATACGCTGCTTAGTTAATGCCGAAGCAAAGATAATGGGAAAATCCACAAAAGGAGCGAAACGGTTGCGAATAGCATCCTCAAAGGTCTTCATCACCTTCGCAGTCTTATCCTCCACCAAATCCCACTTATTCACAACCACTACCAAACCTTTGGCATTTTTCTGAATCAAAGAAAAGATATTCAAGTCCTGACTTTCAATACCTCTGGTGGCATCCAGCATCAGGATACACACATCCGAATTTTCAATAGAACGAATGGAACGGATTACTGAGTAATACTCCAGATCTTCATTCACCTTATTTTTCTTACGGATACCAGCAGTATCTACCAGATAGAAATCAAAACCGAATTTATTATAACGGGTATAAATTGAGTCACGAGTAGTTCCTGCAATCTCAGTAACGATATTGCGATCTTCGCCTATAAATGCATTTACAATAGAAGATTTACCGGCATTAGGACGGCCTACCACAGCAAAACGAGGAATATCTTCATCTAATATTTCATCGGTTTCTTTTTTGAACTTGCTGACGATAAGATCCATCATATCTCCAGTACCACTGCCTGTAATCGCCGAAACACAATAAGGATCTCCCAATCCCAAACTGTAGAACTCAGGGGCATTGTATTGCAGTTCATTATTATCAGTCTTATTTGCAATCAACAATACAGGCTTTTTGGAACGACGCAAAATGGTAGCTACCTGCAAATCCAGGTCAGTCACACCGTTCATCACATCCACAACAAATAGTATGACATCGGCTTCATCTAAAGCCATCAGTACTTGTTTTCGTATCTCTTCTTCAAATACATCATCTGAATTCACAACCCAGCCACCAGTATCTACCACCGAAAACTCACGTCCAAGCCATTCGGTTTTTCCGTATTGGCGGTCACGCGTAGTTCCCGCTTCCTCGTTCACGATTGCCTGACGTGTTTTTGTCAGACGGTTAAATAACGTAGATTTTCCCACATTGGGGCGTCCTACTATTGCAACTAAATTTCCCATAGTTCACACTCTTTGTTTTTGCGACTATCACAGTCGTATGAATAACTCTTAATCCAGTTGATAACCAAAGCTACGCAATTCTTTATCCGAACTGCGCCAATCTTTATCAACTTTCACAAACGTCTCCAAGAAAATAGTTTTCCCAAAGAACTTTTCTAATTCCCGGCGTGCCTCGGTTGCAACTTTCTTTAAAGCTTTCCCTTGTTTACCGATTATAATACCTTTCTGCGAATCACGTTCTACATAGATAACAGCATTAATATGTATCTTCTTCGCTTCTTCTTTAAATTGCTCCACCACTACCTCTACCGAATAAGGAATCTCCTTATCGTAATATAGCAGAATCTTTTCACGGATAATCTCAGTCACAAAAAAACGTGCCGGTTTGTCCGTCCACTGGTCTTTGCCAAAATAAGGCGGCGAATCAGGTAAAAACTCCTTTATCCGCTTCATGACATAGTCCACATTGAATTTCGTTGTAGCAGAAATTGGTACTATTTCCGCTTTAGGCAATAATTCTTTCCATGCTTCTACCAGTTCTACCAGTTTCTCCTGGTTAGTCAAATCGATCTTATTGATAAGCAGCAATACAGGTACTTCCATTTGGGCTACCTTCTCCACAAAATCATTGTGCTTATCAGGAGTTTCAACCACATCAGTAACATAAAGCAGCACATCTGCATCCGTCAATGCCGAAGTCGAAAAGTTCAGCATAGATTCCTGCAACTTATAATTTGGCTTCAGAACACCCGGGGTATCCGAAAACACAATTTGCATATCATCCGTATTATAAATACCCATAATACGATGACGGGTAGTCTGTGCCTTAAAAGTAGCGATAGAAATACGCTCACCTACCAAAGCATTCATCAATGTGGACTTACCTACATTAGGATTACCCACGATATTTACAAATCCGGCTTTATGCATAACTTCAATGTATTTGGATTGAGACAAAAAAACGCATCGAATCAAGATAGGATGCGTTTCTTATTTTTATATGTTCAGCAAAGACTTTATCAGAATCCGCAATCAAGCTGTTACTGTTTCTTTCCATCATATCCCCATTTCACATAAACGGCTCCCCAAGTAAACCCGGCGCCGAACGCTGTAAAGATAAGGTTATCACCCTTCTTCAGTTTCTCTTCAAAATCCCAGATACAAAGCGGCAGCGTACCGGCACTTGTATTACCATAGCGTTCTATATTAATCAGGACTTTTTCATGAGGAACTTCCAAACGATGTGCCACAGCATCAATAATACGAAGGTTTGCCTGATGCGGAATCACCCAATCAATGGTTTCTTTTGTCAAACCATTCTTCTCTGCAATCGCTGCACTGACATCAGACATATTAGAAACAGCATACTTAAATACTGTACGCCCTTCCTGATAAAGATAATGCATATGGTTATCTACTGTGAAATAAGAAGGAGGACAAACCGATCCTCCAGCTTTCAAGTGCAGGAAAGGCAAACCTTTGCCATCGGTTCTTAGGATAGCATCCATAACACCCACATCTTCCGTCGTCGGTTCCATCATAAAGGCAGCTGCTCCGTCGCCGAAAATCGGACAAGTAGCACGGTCACTATAATTCACAATCGACGACATTTTATCTCCACCTACGATAATAATCTTCTTGTATCTTCCAGAACGAATAAAGTTTGCAGCAGTTTCCATCAAAAAGAGGAACCCGCAACAAGCAGCCGACAAATCAAAAGCAAAAGCATTCTTTAAGCCAAGCTTATCACATAAGATAGATGCAATAGAAGGAAACTGGTAATCGGGAGTAGAAGTAGCGACAATCACCAGATCAATGTCATCGGGATCGGAACCTGTACGTTGCATCAATTGCTTGGCCGCTTTACGAGCCATATACGAAGTTCCTAAACCTTCTTCATTCAGAATATGTCTTTCCTTTACTCCGATACGGGTCATAATCCATTCATCATTGGTATCTACCATTTTTGAGATTTCGTCATTTGTCAAGACGTAATCGGGCACATATCCGCCGACTCCTGTAATTACTGCATTTATTTTTTCCATTAAAATCTTGTTTTCTTATAGAAACACTTAAACAACGGTAGTCTAAAAAGATTTGCTCATTCAAATAACAAATCTTTTTAGACACCCACTATTCAAGTATAAGTTTTAGTCAAACTGCCTGCAATTAAACAGCCGCTTCTTTTTCAACTGCAAGTTTACCTCTGTAGTAGCCGCATGCGCCACATACAGTATGATATACATGCCATTCACCGCAGTTCGGGCAAATAGCCAGTGTAGGAGCTACTGCTTTATCATGAGTTCTTCTCTTTGCAGTTCTTGTTTTTGACTGTCTTCTCTTAGGATGTGCCATTTTCTTTTAATCTTTAATTGTTATCTAATATTTTCTTTAATACGTCCCAACGCGGATCCACCGGCGTTTCCGTTTCTTCATTCATCAGCTCCACTTCTTCTTCAGGAGTAAAACCATCCTCCGCCATGTCATCATCAGAAGTTGTACGCAAATGCTTGTTCAGTTTGCTGCTCATCGCCTTATTACATTTTCCTGGAGCATGTACATGCTTCATCGGGATAGCCAAAGCAATAAACTCATACATGAACCATGCAACATTAATTTCTCCTTCTTCTTCAGGAATAACGATAAGGTTATCACCCTCTTCAGCATATTCATGACCAAATTTAACCAGCAACTTATCAGTAGAACTGACCGGCTGTTCCATATCATCCAAACAACGGTCGCATGGTATCCACACAAATCCATCTGTCTGAAAGTTCAATTCAAAAGCACGAGATGTTTTTTTTACAACTAATTCCACATTGACTTTCCCCTTCTGAACTTCCGGAGCATCAATATTGGCAAAAAAAAGATTGTCCAGTAAGAACTCATATTTCAGAGAATCTACCTGCATCCCTTTCAAATCTATTTTGTATTTATCAAACTTTCCCAAAGCTTCTTTTATTTATTCGGGCGACAAAGATACGAATAATTATCCTCATTATGTAGCATTTAAAGCAAAAACTTCACTTTTATATGATTTTCATCCTGAAAAATTCTTCTCCTGCCTTTCCATAAACAAATAAAGCCCCCGCATTCTTTCCGGAATACGGGGGCTTCTCTAAAACGGCGACTACCTACTCTCCCACTGTTACGCAGTACCATCGGCGTGACCGGGCTTAACTTCTCTGTTCGGAATGGGAAGAGGTGGAACCCCGGTGCTGTAGTCACCTGAATAAGGCAGACATGATGCAAAAAGTAAAGTCATGCGTAATTAATCATTACGATATGCTGAACGTATATATCCCCCATACTACGGAAGACAAAAAGTCAACGGGCAATTAGTAATGCTCGGCTGTGACATCGCTGCCTGTACACCTGCATCCTATCAACGTCATAGTCTTTGACGACCCTGAGAAATCTAATCTTGTGGCTGGCTTCGTACTTAGATGCTTTCAGCACTTATCCAATCCCGACTTAGATACCCGGCAATGCACCTGGCGGCACAACCGGTAAACCAGAGGTCAGTCCAACACGGTCCTCTCGTACTAGTGTCAGAGCCACGCAAATTTCATACGCCCACGATAGATAGAGACCGAACTGTCTCACGACGTTCTGAACCCAGCTCGCGTGCCACTTTAATGGGCGAACAGCCCAACCCTTGGGACCTTCTCCAGCCCCAGGATGTGACGAGCCGACATCGAGGTGCCAAACCCCTCCGTCGATATGAGCTCTTGGGAGGGATCAGCCTGTTATCCCCGGAGTACCTTTTATCCTTTGAGCGATGTCCCTTCCATACGGAAACACCGGATCACTATGCTCTAGTTTCCTACCTGATCGACTTGTCAGTCTCCCAGTCAAGCGCCCTTATGCCATTACACTCTGCCGACGGTTACCAATCGTCGTGAGGGCACCTTTAGAAGCCTCCGTTACACTTTTGGAGGCGACCACCCCAGTCAAACTACCCACCAAACAGTGTCCCCGCATCAGCGGGTTAGAACTCAAATAATCAAAGGGCCGTATTTCAACAGCGGCTCCACAAATACTGGCGTACCTGATTCAAAGCCTCCGGCCTATCCTACACATCAATCACCCAAATTCAATGTTAAGCTATAGTAAAGGTTCACGGGGTCTTTTCGTCCCATCGCGGGTAATCGGCATCTTCACCGATACTACAATTTCACTGAGCTCACGGTTGAGACAGCGTCCAGATCATTACACCATTCGTGCAGGTCGGAACTTACCCGACAAGGAATTTCGCTACCTTAGGACCGTTATAGTTACGGCCGCCGTTTACTGGGGCTTCAATTCAATGCTTCTCTTGCGATGACATCTCCTCTTAACCTTCCAGCACCGGGCAGGTGTCAGGCTATATACCTCATGTTTCCATTTCGCATAGCCCTGTGTTTTTGTTAAACAGTTGCCTGGACCTATTCTCTGCGCCTCACATTGCTGTGAGGACCCTTTATCCCGAAGTTACAGGGTCAATTTGCCTAGTTCCTTAACCGTGATTCACTCAAGCGCCTTAGTATATTCAACCCGACTACGTGTGTCCGTTTACGGTACGGGTACCAACAGGATGAAGTTTAGCGGATTTTCTCGGGAGTATGATTACATGCGCTATCGGATTGTTCGAAGAACGCTCCGTACTGTCAGGTTCGACTCTTGCACCGGATTTGCCTGGCACAATCAACATCTACACCCTTCAACCATCTATTCCGTCAGATGGCGGCATTGTCACTGCTCCGTCTCCACGTCACTCCTGAAGGTAGTACCGGAATATTAACCGGTTCTGCCATCGGCCTCGCCGTTCGGCTGAGCCTTAGGACCCGACTGACCCTGATCCGATTAGCGTTGATCAGGAAACCTTAGTCTTTCGGCGAGGGGGTTTCCCACCCCCTTTATCGTTACTTATACCTACATTTGCTTTTCCACACGCTCCAGAAGGGCTCACGCCCCGCCTTCAACGCCGAGTGGAATGCTCCCCTACCGATGATTTCTCATCCCAAAGCTTCGGTAGAACACTTATGCCCGATTATTATCCACGCCAAACTCCTCGACTAGTGAGCTGTTACGCACTCTTTAAATGAATGGCTGCTTCCAAGCCAACATCCTAGCTGTCTTAGCAATCTGACTTCGTTAGTTCAACTTAGTGTTCATTTCGGGACCTTAGCTGTTGGTCCGGATTGTTCTCCTTTAGGACATGGACCTTAGCACCCATGCCCTCACTCCTGACATAGAACTGGTACGCATTCGGAGTTTGTCAAGACTTGATAGGCGGTGAAGCCCTCGCATCTTATCAGTCGCTCTACCTCATACCAGTATAAGTCAAGGCTGCACCTAAATGCATTTCGGGGAGTACGAGCTATCTCCAAGTTTGATTAGCCTTTCACCCCCACCCTCAGGTCATCCAGAAGCTTTTCAACGCTTATTGGTTCGGTCCTCCAGATGGTGTTACCCATCCTTCAACCTGCCCAAGGGTAGATCACTTGGTTTCGCGTCTACTCCTTCCGACTATACGCCCTATTAAGACTCGCTTTCGCTTCGGATACGCGACTGAGTCGCTTAACCTCGCCGGAAAAAGTAACTCGTAGGTTCATTATGCAAAAGGCACGCCGTCACACCAAAAGGTGCTCCGACCGCTTGTAGGCGCATGGTTTCAGGAACTATTTCACTCTTCTGTTCGAAGTGCTTTTCACCTTTCCCTCACGGTACTGGTTCACTATCGGTCTCTCGGGAGTATTTAGCCTTACCGGATGGTCCCGGCAGATTCACGCAGAATTCCTCGTGCTCCGCGCTACTCAGGATACCACTAAGGTTCGGTCGGCTTCGTGTACCGGGTTGTCACCGTCTATGACTGAACTTTCCAGATCATTCCACTCACCAACTTTCGTCCCACGACGTGGTCCTACAACCCCATACATGCCGTAACATGTATGGTTTGGGCTGTTCCCCGTTCGCTCGCCACTACTGGGGGAATCATTATTTATTTTCTGTTCCTGCAGGTACTAAGATGTTTCAGTTCCCTGCGTTAGCCTTCTGCTATGCAGAATGGTTAGTCTTCAACTAACCGGGTTGTCCCATTCGGAAATCTCCGGATCAAAGGTCATTTGCACCTACCCGAAGCTTATCGCAGCTTATCACGTCCTTCATCGCCTCCGAGAGCCAAGGCATCCGCCATGCGCCCTTGCTTACTTTTTGTCTTACCGATCACGTATGGTCGATATATACTTTCAGCTCTTACTTTACTTTTTTCGTTACATCATGTCATAGTTCGCTTTGCAAACAGTTGATAGTTGAGAATTGATAGTTGAAAGTTTCAAAAATCAATCACACTAAGACTGTCGCTGAGTGGAGAATAACGGATTCGAACCGTTGACCCCCTGCGTGCAAAGCAGGTGCTCTAGCCAGCTGAGCTAATCCCCCGTTTTTTAGTTGAAAGTGGAAGTGGAAAGCTGAAAGTTACAATAACCATCAACCTTGAACTGTCAACTTCTAACTCTTTACGTAGTCCCAGGCAGAGTTGAACTGCCGACCTCTACATTATCAGTGTAGCGCTCTAACCAACTGAGCTATAGGACTGTCGAGTTCAACCTCGCCTTACGGCTCGGCTTCTTCTTTCTCATTATATCATAATAAACAAGTACGCGTAGTACGAAGAGGTTCTGATGTCAGTATCACTGAAAGAACCAACTTTTAATTTTCAACCTTCAACTTTGAACTTTGAACTTCAAAATCGAAGATTTTGATTGAGCGTCGCTCCAGAAAGGAGGTGTTCCAGCCGCACCTTCCGGTACGGCTACCTTGTTACGACTTAGCCCCAATCACCAGTTTTACCCTAGGGCGCTCCTCGCGGTTACGCACTTCAGGTACCCCCGGCTTTCATGGCTTGACGGGCGGTGTGTACAAGGCCCGGGAACGTATTCACCGCGCCGTGGCTGATGCGCGATTACTAGCGAATCCAGCTTCGTGGAGTCGGGTTGCAGACTCCAGTCCGAACTGAGAGAGGTTTTTGGGATTGGCATCACATCGCTGTGTAGCTGCCTTCTGTACCCCCCATTGTAACACGTGTGTAGCCCCGGACGTAAGGGCCGTGCTGATTTGACGTCATCCCAACCTTCCTCACATCTTACGACGGCAGTCTCCATAGAGTCCCCAGCATTGCCTGATGGTAACTATAGATAAGGGTTGCGCTCGTTATGGCACTTAAGCCGACACCTCACGGCACGAGCTGACGACAACCATGCAGCACCTTCACAGAGACCTTGCGGCTATATAGTTTCCTACATATTCCTCTGCAATTCAAGCCCGGGTAAGGTTCCTCGCGTATCATCGAATTAAACCACATGTTCCTCCGCTTGTGCGGGCCCCCGTCAATTCCTTTGAGTTTCACCGTTGCCGGCGTACTCCCCAGGTGGAATACTTAACGCTTTCGCTTGGCCGCTGACTGTGTATCGCCAACAGCGAGTATTCATCGTTTACTGTGCGGACTACCAGGGTATCTAATCCTGTTTGATACCCGCACTTTCGAGCATGAACGTCAGTTACAGTCCAGCAGGCTGCCTTCGCAATCGGAGTTCTTCGTGATATCTAAGCATTTCACCGCTACACCACGAATTCCGCCTGCCTATACTGCACTCAAGAGCCCCAGTATCAACTGCAATTTTACGGTTGAGCCGCAAACTTTCACAACTGACTTAAGACCCCGTCTGCGCTCCCTTTAAACCCAATAAATCCGGATAACGCTCGGATCCTCCGTATTACCGCGGCTGCTGGCACGGAGTTAGCCGATCCTTATTCATAAGGTACATGCAAAAGGCCACACGTGGCCCGTTTTATTCCCTTATAAAAGAAGTTTACAACCCATAGGGCAGTCATCCTTCACGCTACTTGGCTGGTTCAGGCTCTCGCCCATTGACCAATATTCCTCACTGCTGCCTCCCGTAGGAGTTTGGACCGTGTCTCAGTTCCAATGTGGGGGACCTTCCTCTCAGAACCCCTATCCATCGATGCCTTGGTGGGCCGTTACCCCGCCAACAAGCTAATGGAACGCATCCCCATCTTCCACCGAAATTCTTTAACTGAAAAAGGATGACCTCTTTCAGTGCCATCGGGCATTAATCTTTCTTTCGAAAGGCTATTCCCGAGTGGAAGGCAGGTTGGATACGTGTTACTCACCCGTGCGCCGGTCGCCATCTGTCATATTGCTATGACAATGCTGCCCCTCGACTTGCATGTGTTAAGCCTGTAGCTAGCGTTCATCCTGAGCCAGGATCAAACTCTTCATTGTAAAAGTATTGTCAATCGGCATTGCTGCCGGTCTTTGCTCTGTTCAGGACGCTCGGTTTATTAAAAGTTTATCTTTACCTATTTATCATAAGTATTGACGGTTCTTTCATTATACCCAAGACACTCGTCTTTATAAAAAAAGTCAAGTGCCTTGCTCTTGTACTACTTGTATTGTTTATGTAAATCTGTTCAAAGATCGCTTGTTTCAAATCGGCTTTCTTTAGGAAAGCGGATGCAAAGGTAAGAACTTTTAAGTATATGCTCCAAATATTTCTGAAGTTTTTTTCTTTTTTTTCTTTCTCCTCGTCGTCTCTCTTTGCGAAAGGGAGGGGAAAGGGAAAAAGGGACTGCCCTCATGATCCGTCTCTCTCAGAATGTCAATCTCAAGGCTCCCCGTCTCTTGGAAAGCGGGTGCAAAAGTAGAGATTTTACAAACACGAAACAAATATATCCAAACCTTTTTCTGAAGTTTTTTTCAATACAACACCTAACAGGCTGATTGACAAAGGAAGAGGGAAGACATGGTTTTATGCCGATGGAAAAGGAAGATTAAAAAAAGAAGAAGGGGACACATTATATATATAAAGCGGGCGAAGGGGGAGGGAAGAAGCAGGCACGGGAATCGGGGGGAACGGGAAAAGATCCATGCAGCCGCAAACGGGGTGAAAAGGAAGGAAGAAAGTAAGATAAAAGAGAAGAATATATCATCTATATATCGGGCTACCTGCATCTATATATCCACCGGACTGCATCTATAGATCCAGGTTACTCGATATATAGATCCAGGAAACGCGATATATAGATGCAAAAACGCTGATTAAATATCGCTGTTTGTCAGACACTTGCATTTATCACAAGAAATACTTGTGGCCGACAGAATAAATGCCAATGTCTGACGAGATAAATTCTTGTGGCCGGCAAGATTAGTGCCCGTATCTGACAACACGCGGCACTGCCTTCAAAAAGGGTTCGTTTTTTAGTCTCGCCGCTTTCACTCCCTCACTCATCTTTTATGCTCTCACAGACTTTCGGTGACATGAAGCTGAGGGATAGAAGCGTGGAGCTGAAGGTTAAAAACACAAAGTAGAGAGGCAGTAAAGTACACACAGTGAAACCATGAAAGCAATAGTAGGATATCCCCCACCCCTGAATGATTTGAAAAAAGGGAAACAGACTTTCTTTCAGCCAAAACAACTAAAACACGGACAGCAAGAAAAAAAGTGAAAGGATGAAACATCAAAACAAGGCGAAATAGATTCAGGGGCTAATTCGGATGACGAACAGTATATACTTTCGCATAAAGACATGACTAAGCAAACCTGCACACCTCCATAATACATGCAAACGGGGAAAAAATCATCCTTGTAAAATACCGGCGGGTAGAGAGGCAGAAGCAGTCCGGAAGGAATGATGCTCACCCCTCTTTCGCTTCTTCCTGTGGAATGCGGATAGATGTATAAAGTTCGAGTATGGCAGCTATCGTTAAAGAAACAATCCACTCATTGCCATGTGTAAAAAGCATGAATGCTCCACTCAACACCAGCAGCAATGCTCCGAAAACCTGTTGACGGCGTAAGCGTTTTACGGCAAGACTCTTGCACTCAGAAGGAGAATTGACCTGCGCCAAAGCTACTAAAGTAGCACCAATAGTATATATATAAGGTGCAAATGCCCATCCGGTAATATAAACGGCAGCACCAGCCAAAAGCATAACAGCTCCTACTATAAAAAGAACAGGGATCAGTTGTTTCATTCTTCTATGTCTTCTTCAAATACATAAATATCTTCATTAGGCTTCTTCATAAGGTACTTTTCGCGGGCAATCCGTTCAATAGCACCGGAATCGACGGCAAGTTCATTGAGCCGTTCCGTATTTTCCTCGTATTCCTTGCGATACTTTTCTATCTCACCGCGCAACCGGCTCTCCTCACGTGCGTATCCCAAACGACGCATAATACTGTTCTCATCCAGAAAACCCACAATAACCACAAAGAGCATAAACGTAATCAGATACTTATGCCTGCGGACGAAAGACCAAAGAGAAGCGAGTTTGTCCATGACGATTCAATGATTAATGATTAGTGTGCACAAAGATAAGACGAATAACTGAAAAAAAACTTTTTTTTGTGTACATTTGCACAAAAAGCAAAGACATGCTGCGCCTCAGCATAAGAAAGCGAACCTACTTCTGCATTCGGGTTGCACAATCTTTACACTATAAACAAAGATCCCTGACATGGAAAATTATATCGTATCAGCAAGAAAATACCGTCCTTCGACTTTTGAGTCTGTGGTAGGGCAACGCGCCCTGACCACCACTTTGAAGAATGCCATAGCTACCGGAAAGCTGGCTCACGCTTACCTTTTCTGCGGACCGAGAGGCGTAGGGAAAACCACGTGTGCACGTATCTTTGCCAAAACCATCAATTGCATGACTCCGACTGCCGACGGTGAAGCATGCAACCAGTGCGAATCATGCACAGCTTTCAACGAACAACGCTCGTATAATATCCATGAACTGGACGCCGCCT
Above is a window of Bacteroides helcogenes P 36-108 DNA encoding:
- a CDS encoding response regulator — encoded protein: MREKTKAEMLVVDDHSLIIEGICRLVEKLPEVVVADAVTSGEEAVTLIARRDYDLYVLDVGMPGMSGFELIVRIREINENARIIINTMHEEIWMVNRLVQSGVNAVILKSSTASYLIDAVRCVLQGNSYACPRFASISRKLCRTSPELQQKDVPTRREQEVLQAVAKGLNTREIADLLKVSENTVETFRRRLIFKFDAKNAIDMVLKAVSQGWIIVE
- the der gene encoding ribosome biogenesis GTPase Der translates to MGNLVAIVGRPNVGKSTLFNRLTKTRQAIVNEEAGTTRDRQYGKTEWLGREFSVVDTGGWVVNSDDVFEEEIRKQVLMALDEADVILFVVDVMNGVTDLDLQVATILRRSKKPVLLIANKTDNNELQYNAPEFYSLGLGDPYCVSAITGSGTGDMMDLIVSKFKKETDEILDEDIPRFAVVGRPNAGKSSIVNAFIGEDRNIVTEIAGTTRDSIYTRYNKFGFDFYLVDTAGIRKKNKVNEDLEYYSVIRSIRSIENSDVCILMLDATRGIESQDLNIFSLIQKNAKGLVVVVNKWDLVEDKTAKVMKTFEDAIRNRFAPFVDFPIIFASALTKQRILKVLEQARNVYENRMVRIPTARLNEEMLPLIEAYPPPAIKGKYIKIKYITQLPNTQVPSFVYFANLPQYVKEPYRRFLENKMREKWNLTGTPINIYIRQK
- the era gene encoding GTPase Era, whose product is MHKAGFVNIVGNPNVGKSTLMNALVGERISIATFKAQTTRHRIMGIYNTDDMQIVFSDTPGVLKPNYKLQESMLNFSTSALTDADVLLYVTDVVETPDKHNDFVEKVAQMEVPVLLLINKIDLTNQEKLVELVEAWKELLPKAEIVPISATTKFNVDYVMKRIKEFLPDSPPYFGKDQWTDKPARFFVTEIIREKILLYYDKEIPYSVEVVVEQFKEEAKKIHINAVIYVERDSQKGIIIGKQGKALKKVATEARRELEKFFGKTIFLETFVKVDKDWRSSDKELRSFGYQLD
- a CDS encoding beta-ketoacyl-ACP synthase III; the encoded protein is MEKINAVITGVGGYVPDYVLTNDEISKMVDTNDEWIMTRIGVKERHILNEEGLGTSYMARKAAKQLMQRTGSDPDDIDLVIVATSTPDYQFPSIASILCDKLGLKNAFAFDLSAACCGFLFLMETAANFIRSGRYKKIIIVGGDKMSSIVNYSDRATCPIFGDGAAAFMMEPTTEDVGVMDAILRTDGKGLPFLHLKAGGSVCPPSYFTVDNHMHYLYQEGRTVFKYAVSNMSDVSAAIAEKNGLTKETIDWVIPHQANLRIIDAVAHRLEVPHEKVLINIERYGNTSAGTLPLCIWDFEEKLKKGDNLIFTAFGAGFTWGAVYVKWGYDGKKQ
- the rpmF gene encoding 50S ribosomal protein L32, whose product is MAHPKRRQSKTRTAKRRTHDKAVAPTLAICPNCGEWHVYHTVCGACGYYRGKLAVEKEAAV
- a CDS encoding YceD family protein — protein: MGKFDKYKIDLKGMQVDSLKYEFLLDNLFFANIDAPEVQKGKVNVELVVKKTSRAFELNFQTDGFVWIPCDRCLDDMEQPVSSTDKLLVKFGHEYAEEGDNLIVIPEEEGEINVAWFMYEFIALAIPMKHVHAPGKCNKAMSSKLNKHLRTTSDDDMAEDGFTPEEEVELMNEETETPVDPRWDVLKKILDNN
- a CDS encoding FtsB family cell division protein yields the protein MDKLASLWSFVRRHKYLITFMLFVVIVGFLDENSIMRRLGYAREESRLRGEIEKYRKEYEENTERLNELAVDSGAIERIAREKYLMKKPNEDIYVFEEDIEE